From the Paraflavitalea soli genome, the window ACCCTGCTCTAAAACAATTTATTTATGAGACGCAACTATAGATCACTTTTGCTATTATTCATAGTAAGTCAGTTTACGTTCACGGCTTTTTCCCAGGATGTTGGCTTTTCTCAATTCTATGATCAGCCCCTCTTGCGCAATCCTGCCCTGGCAGGCATTTTTACAGGCGATGTACGACTCGCTGCTTCCTATAGAAATCAGTGGCAAAGCCTCACTATTCCCTATCGAACCTTTGGATTTAGCGGAGAGTTTAAAATACCGGCCAATATCGCCCCTGATGACAATGTCACAATAGGCTTACAGCTGATCAGAGATGTTGCCGGCACTTCCGAATTCAGCACTTTACAGATCCTACCAGCGGTTAATTACAGCCTGCCCCTGAGCCCCACCAGCAATTCCTATCTGTCGATAGCTTTTATGGGTGGCTTGATGCAACAACGATTTGACCCGACGAAGCTGGTACTGAATGATCAGTTTGTATCCGGAAGCAATGGGAGTTTCAGTATTCTTCCTTCCTCGCGACAAGTCTTTAACAATACCAGTGTCAACTATTTTGACCTGTCTGCCGGTTTAAGTTATAATGGTGTGATCAGAGATGATATTAATTATTTTATTGGCGCCGGTATATTCCACCTTACAAAACCCAAAGTGGGATTTTATGAAGGCAACTCAATAACGCTCAATAAGAAACTCGCGTTGAATGCTGGGTTTGCCGCACCCACCAGCGAAACCGACCAGTTTATTTTTTATGCAGATTATTTCAAGCAGTTCAAAGAGGGTTTTAAACCTGTAGGTATTAGCACACTTCAGACTGGTATCATGTACAGCCATGACCTTTTTGTTTTAGGCGATGCCCAGCAAACCATCACCGGGGGATTGTTGTATCGCCTGAACGATGCCATTATACCCGTTGTTCAATTGCAGCTGTCCAAATTAATTATAGGCGCCAGCTATGATATCAATATCGACAAGCTAGCTGCCGCGGCCCGCTACCGGGGAGGGTTTGAACTGGTACTTTCATTTAGAGATTTTTTAAACTACAACCAGAAAGAGCGTCGGCAGGCATTGTGCCCAAGATTTGCCAGGTAGGAAAGAACTGCCCCCAAAAGTCAGACACTTTTGAGGGCAGTTTGAAATACCTCAAGCCAGCGCATTGCTATTAAAGTTTCACCAACTTCACCACCTGCCGGTTCTTCCCCTGCACCGCTTCCAGCGTATAATATCCTTTCGCATATTGACCGCCAATCGTGATCTTCGAACCAATCGAAAGCTGGTCCTTCCCTTCCACCAACCGGCCCACCTGGTCATACACCCGGATGCGCACTTTCTCAACCGGATCACCCTGCTGCAGGTGAACCGTGAAGTCATAATAGCTGGGCACCGGAGATACCACTACCTCGAATTTACCCGCCACAACCGGCTCTGTGCTTAGCTTGCTATTGCTGGCCGCACCACCCGTCACACTGATGCGTGGCACTTCATCCACCTGACCATCACAATTATCGTCCTTGTTATTCTTCACTTCCGGTGCGCCGGGGTATACTTTCGGATCAAAGTCATTACAATCGCCGCCCAGCAATACATAGCCGGCTAAGGGAATAGCACTCAATCGGGAACCCTGCTCACGTCCATAACCATCTTTGTCTACATCCTGATAATACCGTTGCATCGGCAACCCTTCATCTACCTGCCCGTTACAGTTGTCGTCACGGCCATTGGCCAGTTCAGGCGCGCCGGGATAGATCGTAGCATCGAAATCGGCACAGTCACCGTTTAACAGTACATAGCCTGTCAACGGTATCGCTGATAACTTCGAGTTCTCATTACGGCCAAAGCCATCTTTATCTACATCCAGGTAATACCGCTGCATCGGCAGCCCTTCATCCACCTGCCCGTTACAGTTGTCGTCACGGCCATTGGCCAGTTCAGGCGCACCAGGGTAGATCGTAGGATCAAAATCGGCACAGTCACCATTCACCAATACATAGCCTGTCAACGGTATCGCTGATAGCTTGGAGTTCTCATTGCGGCCAAAACCATCTTTATCTACATCCAGGTAATACCGCTGCATGGGCAACCCTTCATCCACCTGGCCGTTACAGTTGTCGTCGCGGCCATTCGCCAGTTCAGGAGCGCCGGGATAGATCGTAGCATCCCAGTCTGCACAGTCTCCATTCACCAGCACCCAGCCGGGAATGGGCGTAGCAGACAGGCGCGAGCCTTCATTGCGGCCATAGCCATCTTTGTCGACATCCATATAGTACCGTTGTATACCACAACCTTCATCCACCAGGCCATCACAATCATCGTCCTTCCCGTTACAGACCTCCGTGGCGCCGGGATGCACCTCCTTATCATTGTCATTACAATCCGTACTGTTCAATACATAGCCTGCCGGCACATTACAGGTAGTGCCCTGTTTTGGCTGCGACAAGGCGCCAAAGCCATCTCCGTCGGCATCACGGTAATAAGTAACGATAAATCCTTCATCCACTTCCCCATCACAATCATCATCTACCCCATTACATATTTCATCCTTGCAATCGTCACTGATTTTAATAGTCGTTTCCCCGGCATTTTTCATCCCTTCAACATTGCCCGTATTATCCGTAGCCACCGTAAAGAAGCTATAAGTATCTCCTTTGGCACCATTGAACAGGAGTACCGTATCACCCGAGGCCGGCTGCACCGCCTTGAATTGGCCCCCATTTTCCGACACATACAATACATAATCACGGACACCTGACCCGCCAGCGTCATCAACGCCATCCCAGCTCACCCTGATCTCCGTATTATTGGTAACAGGCGGTAAAGCTTTTACCTTGCTCACCGGCGGCAGTGCATCGATCGTATTGAATATTTGTGGTGTTTCAATAGCCCCGTTCACATCAAACACAATGCTGGCTTTCGCATGAATGGTATCACCTGTCTGCGTATGGCTAGCGGCCTTGATCGTATAGGACACAAACCCTTCCCCTTTGCCGGTAGAGTCATTCACCGGCAGGAAACCCAGTAACGCATCGGCAGGAGGCAACCCCGTGGCCGGGTCCTTCGACTCGAATATCCAGAACACTTCTTTTTTGTTCACATCAATACCCGCCGTTACATCCACTACCACACCCAGCGAGTCCATCACATCCAGCCGGGCTGCATAATAGGTTTTATCCGCCGGCACAGAGAAGGTCATACCAGCAAATCCGAAATCACCCAGCCGCAAAGAGAACAGGTTGGTATTCTTATCCAACGGATGATTGATCTTTACCACCTGCGCAGGCGCCGTAGCAAATGCGGGATCATTCTCAAAGCGCACCATATAGGGATGACTTTTCGATTTGGCGATCATCTTACCCGGACCATATCCCTGCGGTCCTACAATATCGTTGGGATCTCTCGAACATACAATGGGAATGAAGGTAACCTTACCACCCTTTGTACGTTTACAACCTGTTTGTTTATCCGTCACTGTCACCGTATAGTATCCTGAGCCGCTTACCGTCAATACACCACCCGGCCAGCTATATTCATAATCACCCGATCCACCGCTGGCAGAAGCTGCCAAAGTAATGGTGGGCCGTTGATCTTCACAGAACTCTATAGAACCAAAGCCCGACACGTCTACTTCCAGCTTGCCATCCTTCAGGTGAAAATCCTGGTTGAACTCACACTCCGTATCTTTTTTACGCACCGTGGCCTGGTGCCAGCCGCCCGCCAGTTTCTTAAATACATTCGAAGCCTGAAATTTTGATCCATCCACACTGTACTCAAACGGGCCTTCATCACCATATGCATTGATCGTGGCTTCTCCGTCTTTCTTACCACAGGAAGAAGCAGGCTTGGCCACTACATCGATCGTAAGCACCAGCAGCTTGAATTCATGGATAATGTCTTTGCCCACACGCACCGAAGCCGGCTTCCAGGAACCATCCAGCTCACGCTTGTGAAAATCATTCTCTCCCTTTGCTCCCTTATCAGCAAATCCCTGTACCGCATTGTCATTCACATCATGCCCGTCGATCTCCAGTTTATGCGGACCTTCCGGACCATCCTTGGTAAGATCAGCAGGTATTTCAAACTCAAATACCCTTCCATCAGAACCACCAACCGCTGCCGTTTTGTTCTTGCTAAAGCCAAGCGCAGGTACTTCCACAGTCACATCCTTCATAGGCTCACTCATTGTTACTTTGATCCTGATCACCCCACAGGCCTTTTCATCGTTCTTTTCTTCCGTCAGCGTCAGTTGTCCCGGGCCCGGCTCCCATGCCCACTCAGCCTTATATTTGAATTTGCCCCCTTCTATCGATACCGCCTTTACATAAGGACGGAAATTATCTACCTTGAATTCCTTGAACCTGGTGGGCGCTTTATTGATCAGGTCTTTCAATACAATACCTACCCGGTACCTGGCATCTTCAAACTTGGCTTCATCGATGATCCTCGCTTTCTTATAACCTGGTACATAACCATTGTCCTCACCCACCGTATTCTGTGCATCCGTACACCAACGGGCCTGATCAGTGATCTCCGCTTCTTCTCCCGTAGTGCTCTTGGTATTCGTCACCTGGTAGCTGAACCATTGCTTCCAAAAATAAAAGCCAGGTGTCGTCGGGTCTTTACTTTGCGTTTTCGGCTTGTAATAAATGATGCTCTGCGTGATCAGCGGGTTATTATGGTCTGCATCCGTATGATAAAATATCGAGCTGTTGAACACACAATAGGGGTCCTCCACATCCTTCACCGATTGCACCCAGGAACCCTTTTTCTCCTTTTGTATAAAATAACCTACAAAACCTGGGTTCTGCCAGGGAGCATCCGTAGATTGTTTATCCACTGCTTCTGCAATAATATCAACCCCGTTATGCACCTTATCATCCTCGAAAAAATCATCTGAGTCCGGCGCCTTGCGGAACGTAATATCCTTACTATCCCCGTTTACATCCATCACCACCGGCGCGCCACCCTGCGGGTCTCGATAGGTGGGCGAAAGCCAGATATTATAAGGGTTCATCGTACTGCCAAACATATTTCCCTCCGTACCCCAATAATGACAATGCGTGTGGGAGTTTTCCGTCTTCCACACAGGGCTTTTGTAAATACGGCCAAGTATTTGTCCCGCTTCCACCGTTTCATTGTCTTTCAGGTTGGGATCCAGGTCCTGCAGGTGATTAAACTGAATGAACACAGTACCGCCGCCAATAGAGACCTCCAGGTCCACATTGATATCACTGCCACTACCGCCATGGTTTTTAACGATCCCTCCAATAGGGGCACGCACCCATTCCATATCTACTCCTGTCTCACCATGGATATCCACCCCTTCGTGAAAATAAAAATCACCATCTGCTTCGATCGGTTGCCCGAAACCGTGTAATATCTCCACACTTTCGGCCGATGGATCACCGGCTTTCATGACAGGCCATAACCGTTGAAAACTATTGCCCTTTTCATTGGAGGGGGCGCTCCACACCCCATTTACTTTTTCCCGTATCTGGTAAGTATACTTACTCCCTTCCGAGAGGCCTATATCCGTAAACTCATTAATGCCTGATCCCATATTGGTCCAGGCCGACCAGGCGCCGCCATCCTTCCTGGTGCGTACTTCTATTTCCGTTGCCCCCGGCGAATTGGTCCAGAATACCCTCATGGACTTTTGCCCCAGATACGGTTGTGCACCCCGCATTACAGGTTGGGCCTGCACCACTGTACCAGTCAGCGCCATACCGGTGAATAAAACACCTGCTAATAACCGAATGAGTAATATATGTCTCATAGATCCTTAATTGAATAATGTTTATTTCATACCTAATGTGATCACCTCATCCCCGGTGGTCAGCTGAATACTGCCCGCATTGTTCACAGCTACCTGCCGGTAAGGTTGCCAGGTATCTTTTCCCTTGAAACTACCTTGCGCCAGCAAGGTTCCCTGCTGCGCATCAAAAGCCTGCAAACGCACTCCCTTCACAGCTGCGTCGGCAGTCATGATAAAGAAGATATCCCGGGAAGGGTGCGACGTAACCGGAAACTTGCCAATGGCATTGCCCGGCAATGATCCCTGATGCAACAATTGAAAGCCCTTCGCCCCATCATACAAGAACCAGCTGCGCCCGTCTGAAATAACCAGTTTACCAGACGATAGAAAGTCAACACCATCAGCATTATGCGGCAACGTTTGAACCAGGCGGCCCGAACCATCATATACCAGCGTACTGCTCAAATACTTCTTGTTGTTGAAATGAACGACCGCGATGTATTTGTTATCAGGACTAATGAATACCCGTGAAGCCCTTCCTTCCGGCAGGTTCACCTGCCATGTGCGATTACCATTAAAGTCGTATAAAGCCAGGATGAGGTTTATTCTACCCGTATCCTTACCCGAATTACCGGCAAAGACCAGCGAACCATTGTTGGCAGTGGCAACAGCATAAGGTTGCCTGCCCAGTTTACCAACAGACCTTACCAACGTTCCCGTATTTGAATACACACTGGCGTAT encodes:
- a CDS encoding PorP/SprF family type IX secretion system membrane protein, coding for MRRNYRSLLLLFIVSQFTFTAFSQDVGFSQFYDQPLLRNPALAGIFTGDVRLAASYRNQWQSLTIPYRTFGFSGEFKIPANIAPDDNVTIGLQLIRDVAGTSEFSTLQILPAVNYSLPLSPTSNSYLSIAFMGGLMQQRFDPTKLVLNDQFVSGSNGSFSILPSSRQVFNNTSVNYFDLSAGLSYNGVIRDDINYFIGAGIFHLTKPKVGFYEGNSITLNKKLALNAGFAAPTSETDQFIFYADYFKQFKEGFKPVGISTLQTGIMYSHDLFVLGDAQQTITGGLLYRLNDAIIPVVQLQLSKLIIGASYDINIDKLAAAARYRGGFELVLSFRDFLNYNQKERRQALCPRFAR
- a CDS encoding MopE-related protein yields the protein MRHILLIRLLAGVLFTGMALTGTVVQAQPVMRGAQPYLGQKSMRVFWTNSPGATEIEVRTRKDGGAWSAWTNMGSGINEFTDIGLSEGSKYTYQIREKVNGVWSAPSNEKGNSFQRLWPVMKAGDPSAESVEILHGFGQPIEADGDFYFHEGVDIHGETGVDMEWVRAPIGGIVKNHGGSGSDINVDLEVSIGGGTVFIQFNHLQDLDPNLKDNETVEAGQILGRIYKSPVWKTENSHTHCHYWGTEGNMFGSTMNPYNIWLSPTYRDPQGGAPVVMDVNGDSKDITFRKAPDSDDFFEDDKVHNGVDIIAEAVDKQSTDAPWQNPGFVGYFIQKEKKGSWVQSVKDVEDPYCVFNSSIFYHTDADHNNPLITQSIIYYKPKTQSKDPTTPGFYFWKQWFSYQVTNTKSTTGEEAEITDQARWCTDAQNTVGEDNGYVPGYKKARIIDEAKFEDARYRVGIVLKDLINKAPTRFKEFKVDNFRPYVKAVSIEGGKFKYKAEWAWEPGPGQLTLTEEKNDEKACGVIRIKVTMSEPMKDVTVEVPALGFSKNKTAAVGGSDGRVFEFEIPADLTKDGPEGPHKLEIDGHDVNDNAVQGFADKGAKGENDFHKRELDGSWKPASVRVGKDIIHEFKLLVLTIDVVAKPASSCGKKDGEATINAYGDEGPFEYSVDGSKFQASNVFKKLAGGWHQATVRKKDTECEFNQDFHLKDGKLEVDVSGFGSIEFCEDQRPTITLAASASGGSGDYEYSWPGGVLTVSGSGYYTVTVTDKQTGCKRTKGGKVTFIPIVCSRDPNDIVGPQGYGPGKMIAKSKSHPYMVRFENDPAFATAPAQVVKINHPLDKNTNLFSLRLGDFGFAGMTFSVPADKTYYAARLDVMDSLGVVVDVTAGIDVNKKEVFWIFESKDPATGLPPADALLGFLPVNDSTGKGEGFVSYTIKAASHTQTGDTIHAKASIVFDVNGAIETPQIFNTIDALPPVSKVKALPPVTNNTEIRVSWDGVDDAGGSGVRDYVLYVSENGGQFKAVQPASGDTVLLFNGAKGDTYSFFTVATDNTGNVEGMKNAGETTIKISDDCKDEICNGVDDDCDGEVDEGFIVTYYRDADGDGFGALSQPKQGTTCNVPAGYVLNSTDCNDNDKEVHPGATEVCNGKDDDCDGLVDEGCGIQRYYMDVDKDGYGRNEGSRLSATPIPGWVLVNGDCADWDATIYPGAPELANGRDDNCNGQVDEGLPMQRYYLDVDKDGFGRNENSKLSAIPLTGYVLVNGDCADFDPTIYPGAPELANGRDDNCNGQVDEGLPMQRYYLDVDKDGFGRNENSKLSAIPLTGYVLLNGDCADFDATIYPGAPELANGRDDNCNGQVDEGLPMQRYYQDVDKDGYGREQGSRLSAIPLAGYVLLGGDCNDFDPKVYPGAPEVKNNKDDNCDGQVDEVPRISVTGGAASNSKLSTEPVVAGKFEVVVSPVPSYYDFTVHLQQGDPVEKVRIRVYDQVGRLVEGKDQLSIGSKITIGGQYAKGYYTLEAVQGKNRQVVKLVKL
- a CDS encoding WD40 repeat domain-containing protein; the encoded protein is MKTVNIIRYCVLLLAGLLSAAGVVAQQVPGFQVLGRQPLAADKGGRIALSAGTDAVTISNEVRAGKQFYRVEGNGVQATVPALTYVETPAGSGRIWVYGDSAGRHIVDNVYASVYSNTGTLVRSVGKLGRQPYAVATANNGSLVFAGNSGKDTGRINLILALYDFNGNRTWQVNLPEGRASRVFISPDNKYIAVVHFNNKKYLSSTLVYDGSGRLVQTLPHNADGVDFLSSGKLVISDGRSWFLYDGAKGFQLLHQGSLPGNAIGKFPVTSHPSRDIFFIMTADAAVKGVRLQAFDAQQGTLLAQGSFKGKDTWQPYRQVAVNNAGSIQLTTGDEVITLGMK